In the Rattus rattus isolate New Zealand chromosome 18, Rrattus_CSIRO_v1, whole genome shotgun sequence genome, one interval contains:
- the LOC116886998 gene encoding class I histocompatibility antigen, Gogo-B*0201 alpha chain-like isoform X1 has protein sequence METSAILTLHLLLSASLALTQSFKGSHSLRYFDIAVSRPGLEETHYMTVGYVDDTEFVHFNNEAVNPRFEPRVPWMEQMGQKYWDDQTRIAKVAEQQIRVYFQKLRGYYNQSQNSSHTIQRMTGCYIGPDGHLLHAYRQFGYDGQDYLTLNEDLSTWTAADSAAEITHREWKATNEAEFWRVYLEGPCMVWLFKYLTVGNETLLRADPPKVYVTHHPRPEGDITLRCWALGFYPSDITLIWQRDGEDLTQDMDVIETRPAGDGTFQKWAAVVVPSGKEQNYTCYVEHEGLSEPLTLRWSRPPQSFIPTIVVAVGLVLLGASVATLVIWKKSSGGERGSLSFLSN, from the exons ATGGAGACTTCAGCAATCCTCACTCTCCACCTGCTGCTGAGTGCTTCTTTGGCCCTGACCCAGTCCTTTAAAG GCTCCCACTCCTTGCGGTACTTTGACATCGCAGTGTCAAGGCCTGGCCTAGAGGAGACCCACTACATGACTGTTGGCTACGTGGATGACACAGAGTTTGTGCATTTCAACAATGAAGCAGTGAATCCGAGGTTTGAGCCCCGGGTGCCCTGGATGGAACAGATGGGACAGAAGTACTGGGATGACCAGACACGCATTGCCAAAGTCGCGGAACAGCAGATTAGAGTGTACTTTCAGAAACTGCGAGGCTACTACAACCAGAGCCAGAACA GTTCTCACACCATCCAAAGGATGACTGGCTGCTACATTGGACCAGACGGACACCTACTTCATGCATACCGTCAGTTTGGATATGATGGACAAGATTACCTCACTTTGAATGAAGATCTGAGCACCTGGACTGCGGCAGATTCGGCAGCTGAGATCACCCATAGAGAGTGGAAGGCAACTAATGAGGCTGAGTTCTGGAGGGTCTACTTGGAGGGCCCTTGCATGGTGTGGCTCTTTAAATACCTGACAGTGGGAAATGAGACTCTACTGCGCGCAG ATCCCCCCAAAGTATATGTGACCCATCACCCCAGACCTGAAGGTGACATcaccctgaggtgctgggccctgggcttctaCCCTTCTGACATCACCCTGATCTGGCAAAGAGATGGAGAGGACCTGACCCAGGACATGGACGTAATTGAGACCAGACCTGCAGgggatggaaccttccagaagtgggCAGCTGTGGTGGTGCCTTCGGGGAAGGAGCAGAATTACACATGCTATGTAGAACATGAGGGGCTGTCTGAACCCCTCACCCTGAGATGGA gtAGACCTCCTCAGTCTTTCATTCCCACAATAGTAGTTGCTGTTGGCCTGGTTCTCCTGGGAGCTTCTGTGGCTACACTTGTCATTTGGAAGAAGAGCTCAGGTGGTGAAAGGGGTAGCCTGAGTTTTCTTTCCAACTGA
- the LOC116886998 gene encoding class I histocompatibility antigen, Gogo-B*0201 alpha chain-like isoform X2: METSAILTLHLLLSASLALTQSFKGSHSLRYFDIAVSRPGLEETHYMTVGYVDDTEFVHFNNEAVNPRFEPRVPWMEQMGQKYWDDQTRIAKVAEQQIRVYFQKLRGYYNQSQNSSHTIQRMTGCYIGPDGHLLHAYRQFGYDGQDYLTLNEDLSTWTAADSAAEITHREWKATNEAEFWRVYLEGPCMVWLFKYLTVGNETLLRADPPKVYVTHHPRPEGDITLRCWALGFYPSDITLIWQRDGEDLTQDMDVIETRPAGDGTFQKWAAVVVPSGKEQNYTCYVEHEGLSEPLTLRWSKPPQSFIPTIVVAVGLVLLGASVATLVIWKKSSGGERGSLSFLSN; the protein is encoded by the exons ATGGAGACTTCAGCAATCCTCACTCTCCACCTGCTGCTGAGTGCTTCTTTGGCCCTGACCCAGTCCTTTAAAG GCTCCCACTCCTTGCGGTACTTTGACATCGCAGTGTCAAGGCCTGGCCTAGAGGAGACCCACTACATGACTGTTGGCTACGTGGATGACACAGAGTTTGTGCATTTCAACAATGAAGCAGTGAATCCGAGGTTTGAGCCCCGGGTGCCCTGGATGGAACAGATGGGACAGAAGTACTGGGATGACCAGACACGCATTGCCAAAGTCGCGGAACAGCAGATTAGAGTGTACTTTCAGAAACTGCGAGGCTACTACAACCAGAGCCAGAACA GTTCTCACACCATCCAAAGGATGACTGGCTGCTACATTGGACCAGACGGACACCTACTTCATGCATACCGTCAGTTTGGATATGATGGACAAGATTACCTCACTTTGAATGAAGATCTGAGCACCTGGACTGCGGCAGATTCGGCAGCTGAGATCACCCATAGAGAGTGGAAGGCAACTAATGAGGCTGAGTTCTGGAGGGTCTACTTGGAGGGCCCTTGCATGGTGTGGCTCTTTAAATACCTGACAGTGGGAAATGAGACTCTACTGCGCGCAG ATCCCCCCAAAGTATATGTGACCCATCACCCCAGACCTGAAGGTGACATcaccctgaggtgctgggccctgggcttctaCCCTTCTGACATCACCCTGATCTGGCAAAGAGATGGAGAGGACCTGACCCAGGACATGGACGTAATTGAGACCAGACCTGCAGgggatggaaccttccagaagtgggCAGCTGTGGTGGTGCCTTCGGGGAAGGAGCAGAATTACACATGCTATGTAGAACATGAGGGGCTGTCTGAACCCCTCACCCTGAGATGGAGTAA ACCTCCTCAGTCTTTCATTCCCACAATAGTAGTTGCTGTTGGCCTGGTTCTCCTGGGAGCTTCTGTGGCTACACTTGTCATTTGGAAGAAGAGCTCAGGTGGTGAAAGGGGTAGCCTGAGTTTTCTTTCCAACTGA